From the Bacillus sp. SM2101 genome, one window contains:
- a CDS encoding glyceraldehyde-3-phosphate dehydrogenase: protein MNTRIAINGFGRIGRMVFRQAMTNSELEIVAINASYPAETLAHLIKYDTNHGKFDGEVVAENDCLIVNGKRIKLLSTRDPKELPWGSLNIDIVIEATGQFNDRAKASLHLDAGAKKVILTAPGKNEDITVVMGVNESKFNTEEHDIISNASCTTNCLAPVAKIIDEQFGIENGLMTTVHAYTNDQKNIDNPHKDLRRARACAQSIIPTSTGAAKALSLVLPQLKGKLHGMALRVPTSNVSLVDLVVDVKRDVTIDEINDAFIIASNTYLKGIIDFTTEPLVSVDFNTNPHSSIIDGLSTIVLNNRKIKILAWYDNEWGYSCRVVDLVKYVACEMMKKTEMKVG from the coding sequence ATGAATACAAGAATTGCGATTAATGGTTTTGGAAGAATTGGAAGAATGGTATTTCGTCAAGCGATGACAAACAGCGAATTAGAAATAGTTGCAATAAATGCTAGCTATCCAGCTGAAACATTGGCACATTTAATTAAGTATGATACGAATCATGGCAAATTTGATGGTGAAGTGGTTGCAGAAAATGACTGCCTCATCGTAAATGGAAAAAGAATAAAGTTGTTAAGTACACGTGACCCAAAAGAATTACCTTGGGGAAGTCTTAATATAGATATTGTTATTGAAGCTACTGGTCAATTTAATGACCGAGCTAAAGCTAGCTTACACTTAGATGCAGGGGCAAAAAAAGTAATATTAACAGCACCTGGAAAAAATGAAGATATTACAGTCGTAATGGGAGTAAATGAGAGTAAATTTAATACAGAAGAGCACGATATTATTTCAAATGCTTCATGTACAACAAATTGCTTGGCACCAGTTGCCAAAATAATTGATGAACAATTTGGAATAGAAAATGGTCTAATGACAACAGTACATGCATATACGAATGACCAAAAAAATATTGACAATCCTCATAAAGATCTACGTCGTGCACGTGCGTGTGCGCAATCAATTATTCCTACAAGTACAGGTGCTGCGAAAGCGTTATCACTTGTTCTACCGCAGTTAAAAGGAAAATTACACGGTATGGCGCTACGTGTCCCAACTTCAAACGTATCACTTGTGGATTTAGTCGTGGATGTAAAGAGAGATGTAACAATTGATGAAATAAATGATGCATTTATCATTGCATCTAATACTTATTTAAAAGGGATTATTGATTTTACAACAGAGCCGTTAGTATCAGTTGATTTTAATACAAATCCCCATTCTTCGATCATTGATGGTTTATCAACAATTGTTTTAAATAATCGTAAAATAAAAATTCTTGCTTGGTATGATAATGAGTGGGGTTATTCATGTCGAGTTGTAGATTTAGTTAAATATGTAGCATGTGAAATGATGAAAAAAACAGAAATGAAGGTTGGGTAA
- the mutM gene encoding bifunctional DNA-formamidopyrimidine glycosylase/DNA-(apurinic or apyrimidinic site) lyase, with translation MPEGPEVQQVLNSIEPKVLGKIISEVSVLHPKITMPFKKIGRQEVETFSQRLEGGSIEKLERKGKYLIFNLNQADTSTLYLVTHLGMTGAIFHVNDLDEIAPNYRKHVHIIFKLNDKSLMVYSDQRRFGWMGALNKQEYTAYRPLQEVGPDPASEDTPRIFLEIIRNKAFINKPIKRVIMQPNVIQGVGNIYASECLYKAKLNPLTSVGEVSDEKLLELLGHIKETFELAIKLGGSSIRDYVNSEGKKGTFQELHMVYNKDFCPECGSSIENLKIDQRSSFYCPNCQAKS, from the coding sequence ATCCCGGAAGGACCAGAAGTACAACAAGTTTTAAACTCAATAGAGCCTAAAGTACTAGGTAAAATAATTTCAGAGGTATCTGTTCTACATCCGAAGATTACTATGCCTTTTAAAAAAATAGGAAGGCAAGAAGTTGAAACATTCTCTCAACGTCTAGAAGGAGGAAGTATAGAAAAGCTTGAAAGGAAAGGTAAGTACTTAATTTTCAATTTAAATCAAGCTGATACTTCCACCTTATACTTAGTCACCCATCTTGGCATGACTGGTGCTATTTTTCATGTAAACGATTTAGATGAAATTGCACCAAATTATCGAAAACATGTTCATATCATATTTAAATTAAATGACAAGTCATTAATGGTTTATTCAGATCAAAGGAGATTTGGATGGATGGGCGCTTTGAATAAACAAGAGTATACCGCTTATCGACCTCTTCAAGAGGTTGGTCCCGATCCAGCTTCTGAAGATACTCCAAGGATTTTTTTGGAAATAATAAGAAATAAAGCTTTCATTAACAAACCGATAAAACGTGTAATTATGCAACCAAATGTCATTCAAGGTGTGGGAAATATATACGCATCCGAATGTCTTTATAAAGCTAAGCTAAACCCATTAACATCTGTTGGGGAGGTTTCAGATGAAAAGCTGTTAGAATTATTGGGGCATATTAAAGAAACGTTTGAACTTGCAATAAAACTTGGAGGCTCATCTATAAGAGATTATGTAAATTCCGAAGGGAAAAAAGGAACATTCCAAGAGCTGCATATGGTTTATAATAAAGACTTTTGTCCTGAATGTGGAAGTTCTATTGAAAACCTAAAAATAGATCAGCGTTCATCATTTTATTGCCCTAACTGCCAAGCAAAAAGTTGA
- the coaE gene encoding dephospho-CoA kinase (Dephospho-CoA kinase (CoaE) performs the final step in coenzyme A biosynthesis.), which yields MTLIIGLTGGIASGKSTVAKMLEKLGFPIVDADIIAREVVTAGESAYKKIIATFGEKVTQPNGELDREKLGNIIFHDEEKRQQLNSIVHPAVRKKMFERMDEYMKQGLQVVILDIPLLFESKLTDMVDKTLLVYVDPDVQLHRLMQRNNYLKHEAQARINSQMPLKDKIPLASAVLNNNGSILNTEEQLHKLLQNWSIQILPNQ from the coding sequence ATGACGCTTATCATAGGGCTAACAGGAGGAATAGCAAGCGGTAAAAGCACAGTAGCAAAAATGCTTGAAAAGCTAGGATTTCCTATAGTTGATGCAGATATAATTGCGAGAGAGGTAGTCACAGCTGGTGAATCTGCATATAAAAAAATAATTGCAACATTTGGTGAGAAGGTTACACAACCTAATGGAGAGTTAGATAGAGAGAAACTAGGTAATATTATCTTTCATGATGAAGAAAAAAGGCAACAATTGAACAGTATCGTGCATCCAGCAGTACGTAAAAAGATGTTTGAAAGAATGGATGAATACATGAAGCAAGGTTTACAAGTGGTTATTTTAGACATACCGCTATTGTTTGAAAGTAAATTAACTGATATGGTCGACAAAACGCTACTTGTATATGTAGACCCAGATGTTCAATTACATAGACTAATGCAAAGAAATAACTACCTTAAGCATGAAGCCCAAGCTCGAATTAATTCGCAAATGCCTCTAAAGGATAAAATTCCTTTAGCTAGTGCGGTGTTAAATAATAATGGTTCTATATTAAATACTGAGGAACAACTCCACAAACTCCTCCAAAACTGGAGTATACAAATATTGCCGAATCAGTAA
- the ytaF gene encoding sporulation membrane protein YtaF — protein sequence MVQYMSLIILAFAVSLDSFTVGFTYGLRKMSLPIKSIIIIAFCSAITLSVAMFFGNMISMILSPSIAEKIGAVVLVCIGAWVLFQFFRPAKNMLDEDEEKILFNLEIRSLGVVINILRKPMAADLDKSGTITGIEAFLLGAALSLDAFGAGLGAALLGYSPILMAASVALMSMLFLSLGLKSGILFSGLTWVKKFSFLPGVILIVLGIWKL from the coding sequence ATGGTTCAATATATGTCGCTCATAATTTTAGCTTTTGCAGTTAGTTTAGATAGTTTTACTGTTGGCTTCACTTATGGCTTGCGAAAAATGAGTTTGCCAATAAAGTCAATTATCATCATTGCATTCTGTTCAGCAATTACTTTAAGTGTAGCAATGTTTTTTGGAAATATGATTTCAATGATTCTATCTCCAAGCATTGCAGAAAAAATTGGTGCGGTAGTACTTGTATGTATAGGTGCTTGGGTATTATTCCAGTTTTTTCGTCCTGCGAAAAATATGTTAGATGAGGATGAAGAAAAAATTTTATTTAATTTGGAAATTAGATCTTTAGGCGTAGTTATTAATATTCTTAGAAAGCCGATGGCGGCCGATCTAGACAAATCGGGAACAATTACTGGTATTGAAGCATTCCTACTTGGAGCAGCCCTTTCGTTAGATGCGTTTGGTGCAGGGCTTGGAGCAGCCCTTTTAGGTTATTCCCCGATTTTAATGGCTGCTTCAGTTGCATTGATGAGCATGCTTTTTTTATCATTAGGGTTAAAAAGTGGTATTTTATTTTCAGGACTAACATGGGTAAAAAAGTTCTCTTTTTTACCAGGAGTTATTTTAATTGTCTTAGGAATATGGAAGTTATAA
- a CDS encoding protease modulator HflC has protein sequence MSDQNIVDINERKGNVDWKKYRTSGIFLIIFLVLVGIILSNLFIVKEGEYKVIRQFGEVVDYKDEPGLSYKIPFIQTVTTLPKYQMIYDVEEAEINTRDKKRLIIDNYSVWKIENPKLMIANARTVAGAEAKMGEFIYSVVRAELGKLNYDEVINDEKSSRGSLNDVVTEKVNELLVRDNYGIQVIDVRMKRTDLPVENEQTVFTRMISDREKIAQEYLSRGDADKNRIIANTDKVVKEILSKAKADAEVIRGEGEAEAAKIYNESFSKDAEFYQLFRTLESYKTTINGETMIILPSDSPYANLLMGNLQ, from the coding sequence ATGAGTGATCAAAACATAGTTGATATTAATGAGCGGAAAGGGAATGTGGATTGGAAGAAATATAGAACTTCTGGAATTTTCTTGATTATATTTCTCGTCTTAGTTGGAATTATATTAAGTAACCTTTTTATCGTAAAAGAAGGTGAATATAAAGTCATCCGTCAATTTGGGGAAGTAGTAGATTATAAAGATGAACCAGGGCTAAGCTATAAAATCCCTTTTATCCAAACAGTAACTACTTTACCAAAATATCAAATGATTTATGATGTGGAAGAGGCTGAAATTAATACGAGAGATAAAAAACGATTAATTATTGATAATTATTCCGTATGGAAAATTGAGAACCCTAAGCTGATGATTGCAAATGCAAGAACTGTTGCAGGTGCAGAAGCTAAGATGGGCGAGTTCATTTATTCTGTCGTCCGTGCTGAGTTAGGGAAGCTAAACTATGATGAAGTTATTAATGATGAAAAATCATCAAGAGGTAGTTTGAACGATGTGGTTACCGAAAAAGTGAATGAGTTGCTAGTACGTGATAACTATGGGATTCAAGTAATTGATGTACGGATGAAAAGAACAGATTTACCTGTAGAAAATGAACAAACTGTTTTCACTCGAATGATTTCTGATCGTGAAAAGATTGCTCAGGAGTATTTATCAAGAGGAGATGCTGATAAAAATCGTATAATTGCAAATACTGATAAAGTAGTTAAAGAAATTTTATCTAAAGCAAAGGCTGATGCGGAAGTAATTCGAGGGGAAGGGGAAGCTGAAGCTGCCAAAATATACAATGAATCATTTTCTAAAGATGCTGAGTTTTATCAATTATTCCGAACTTTAGAGTCGTATAAAACGACGATTAATGGTGAGACGATGATAATCCTTCCTAGTGATTCACCTTATGCAAATCTACTGATGGGCAATTTACAATAA
- the polA gene encoding DNA polymerase I, translating into MDKNKLVLIDGNSIAYRAFFALPLLSNNKGIHTNAIYGFTMMLNKIIDEEKPTHMLVAFDAGKTTFRHETYSEYKGGRQKTPPELSEQFPFIRELLDAYKITRYELENYEADDIIGTLSKQAELDGFDVKVITGDKDLTQLSTSNITVNITRKGITDVDTYTPEFIAEKYGIKPAQIIDLKGLMGDSSDNIPGVPGVGEKTALKLLKEFGTVEQVLASIDQVSGKKLKEKLTDHTELAILSKELATINCEAPLSITVNDANFKGIDKEKVSGIYKDLGFESMLAKLGYSEEVNQEEFNEIEFTVATEVTQDMLADHCSLVVEVLEENYHLGDILGIAIENTNGRYFIPTEVAVNSNIFKDWAKNEEMKKTVFDGKKAMVSLHWNGIQLAGIDFDTIIASYILDPSDTNDEVTSIAKRYGMSDILTDEQVYGKGAKRKIPEQQQLMEHLIRKANALYKMKDQLINDLQENEQLDLLLNLEMPLSSILAKMEEIGVNVNVDKLKLMGDELSKQLSNLENAIYELAGESFNINSPKQLGVILFEKLNLPVIKKTKTGYSTSADVLEKLKSKHNIIDKILHYRQLGKLKSTYIEGLLKVVHKDTSKIHTRFNQVLTQTGRLSSIDPNLQNIPIRLEEGRKIRQAFVPSKEDWVIFAADYSQIELRVLAHIANDANLITAFNQDLDIHTKTAMDVFHVNENDITSNMRRQAKAVNFGIVYGISDYGLSQNLGITRKEAANFIQRYFDSFPGVKNYMDDIIQEAKQRGYVSTLLQRRRYIPEITSRNFNVRSFAERTAMNTPIQGSAADIIKLAMIKMANRIHQEGLAAKLLLQVHDELIFEAPQEEIEILKQLVPDVMESAVELTVPLKVDYSYGPTWYDAK; encoded by the coding sequence TTGGATAAAAACAAGTTAGTGTTGATAGATGGAAACAGTATCGCATACCGTGCATTTTTTGCTCTACCTTTACTGAGCAACAATAAAGGGATACATACAAATGCAATTTATGGTTTTACGATGATGTTAAATAAAATTATAGATGAAGAAAAACCAACACATATGTTAGTAGCATTCGATGCTGGAAAAACGACTTTCAGGCATGAAACTTATAGTGAATATAAGGGAGGAAGGCAAAAAACTCCTCCGGAGTTATCAGAACAATTTCCATTTATTAGAGAACTATTAGATGCCTATAAAATTACTCGCTATGAACTCGAAAATTATGAAGCAGACGATATAATTGGCACTTTATCAAAACAAGCTGAACTGGATGGTTTTGATGTCAAAGTCATCACAGGTGATAAAGATTTAACTCAGCTTTCTACAAGTAATATTACTGTTAATATTACTCGTAAGGGTATTACTGATGTTGACACGTATACACCTGAGTTTATTGCAGAAAAATATGGTATTAAACCTGCTCAAATCATTGATTTAAAAGGTTTAATGGGTGATAGTTCAGATAATATTCCTGGAGTACCAGGAGTTGGAGAAAAGACTGCATTAAAGCTCTTAAAAGAATTTGGAACAGTGGAACAAGTGCTTGCATCAATTGATCAAGTAAGTGGAAAAAAGTTAAAGGAAAAATTAACTGATCATACAGAGCTTGCAATATTGAGTAAAGAGTTAGCAACTATTAACTGTGAAGCTCCTCTTAGTATTACTGTTAATGATGCTAACTTTAAGGGTATAGACAAAGAAAAAGTAAGTGGCATTTATAAAGATTTAGGTTTTGAATCAATGTTAGCAAAACTTGGCTACTCTGAGGAGGTAAATCAGGAGGAGTTTAACGAAATAGAATTTACAGTTGCTACTGAGGTAACTCAAGATATGCTAGCTGATCATTGTTCATTAGTTGTTGAGGTATTAGAAGAAAACTATCATTTGGGAGATATTTTAGGCATTGCAATTGAAAATACGAATGGCCGCTATTTTATTCCTACAGAAGTAGCAGTAAATTCTAATATATTTAAAGACTGGGCAAAAAATGAGGAAATGAAGAAAACTGTTTTTGATGGAAAAAAAGCAATGGTTTCCTTACATTGGAATGGCATACAATTAGCAGGAATTGATTTCGATACCATTATTGCTTCCTATATATTAGATCCATCCGACACGAATGATGAGGTCACAAGTATAGCAAAACGTTATGGTATGTCAGATATATTAACTGATGAACAAGTTTATGGAAAGGGTGCCAAGAGAAAAATTCCCGAGCAACAACAATTGATGGAACACCTCATACGTAAAGCAAATGCATTATATAAGATGAAGGATCAACTTATAAATGATTTGCAAGAAAATGAACAATTAGATTTGTTACTGAATTTAGAAATGCCACTATCTTCTATATTAGCAAAAATGGAAGAAATCGGTGTAAATGTGAACGTAGACAAGCTTAAACTAATGGGAGATGAGCTATCAAAGCAATTATCTAACTTAGAGAATGCAATATATGAACTAGCTGGAGAGAGCTTTAATATTAATTCTCCTAAACAATTAGGTGTTATTTTATTTGAGAAATTAAACTTACCTGTTATTAAGAAGACGAAAACTGGCTACTCTACTTCTGCTGACGTTCTTGAGAAACTAAAATCTAAACACAATATTATTGATAAAATTTTACATTATCGACAATTAGGTAAACTAAAATCAACATATATTGAAGGATTATTAAAGGTTGTACATAAGGATACATCCAAAATCCATACTCGATTTAATCAAGTTTTAACACAGACAGGGAGATTGAGTTCAATTGACCCTAACTTACAAAATATACCAATAAGATTGGAGGAAGGACGCAAAATTAGGCAGGCTTTTGTTCCTTCTAAAGAGGACTGGGTCATCTTTGCTGCAGATTACTCACAAATTGAATTAAGAGTGTTAGCACATATTGCAAATGATGCTAATTTAATTACTGCATTTAATCAAGATTTAGATATACATACAAAAACTGCGATGGATGTGTTTCATGTAAATGAAAATGATATAACATCAAACATGCGTAGGCAAGCAAAAGCTGTGAATTTTGGAATTGTTTATGGAATCAGTGATTATGGCTTGTCACAAAATCTTGGGATTACTAGAAAAGAGGCAGCAAACTTTATCCAGCGTTACTTTGATAGCTTCCCTGGTGTGAAAAACTATATGGATGATATCATTCAAGAGGCAAAACAAAGAGGTTATGTATCAACCCTTTTGCAAAGAAGGCGTTATATTCCTGAAATAACGAGTAGGAATTTTAATGTGAGAAGTTTTGCTGAACGAACTGCAATGAACACACCAATACAAGGAAGTGCAGCCGATATTATTAAATTGGCGATGATCAAAATGGCTAATCGCATACACCAAGAGGGCTTAGCAGCAAAGCTGTTACTTCAAGTACATGATGAATTAATCTTTGAAGCACCACAAGAAGAAATAGAAATACTGAAACAACTTGTTCCTGATGTGATGGAGAGTGCAGTAGAATTAACTGTTCCACTGAAGGTTGATTACTCATATGGCCCTACATGGTATGATGCAAAGTAG
- the hflK gene encoding FtsH protease activity modulator HflK, whose product MISMKRIYSFIGLAILVVLLGVSALTSWYTVDESEQAVILTFGKVEEGISEPGLHFKLPWPIQSVQKLSKETFSLQFGYEERNNEVVRENRNDTKMITGDENIVLADLVVQWKITNPGKFLYNSLDPEQILYNSTSASLRSIIGSSAIDDALTSGKAEIEAEVFELLTSLVDKYDIGISVLAVKLQDVELPNDEVRKAFTNVTDARETMNTKINEAEKYENKRKQEAEGEKDAVIYNAEGDKVARIQKAVGDVALFNSIYSEYKNSPEITKQRLIIETLEQVLPNTQLYIMNDDGNTLKYLPLKPLESQTPPVKQEGSEGNNE is encoded by the coding sequence ATGATTAGTATGAAGAGGATATATTCATTTATAGGGTTAGCAATTTTAGTCGTTCTGTTAGGTGTGAGCGCTTTAACGTCTTGGTACACCGTTGATGAATCAGAACAAGCAGTTATTTTAACTTTTGGTAAAGTAGAAGAAGGTATTAGTGAACCAGGGCTTCACTTTAAATTGCCTTGGCCTATCCAAAGTGTTCAAAAACTGTCAAAGGAGACATTTAGTTTACAGTTTGGATATGAGGAAAGGAATAATGAGGTAGTTCGTGAAAACCGTAATGATACGAAGATGATTACTGGTGACGAAAATATTGTTTTAGCAGATCTTGTAGTTCAGTGGAAAATAACAAACCCAGGGAAATTCTTATATAATTCCTTAGATCCTGAGCAAATTTTATACAATTCTACATCCGCTTCACTAAGAAGTATTATCGGTAGCTCAGCAATTGATGATGCTCTTACATCTGGGAAAGCAGAAATTGAGGCGGAAGTCTTTGAATTATTAACATCACTCGTTGATAAATATGACATTGGAATCTCCGTGTTAGCAGTTAAATTGCAAGATGTTGAATTACCAAATGATGAAGTAAGAAAAGCATTTACAAATGTTACTGACGCTAGAGAAACGATGAATACGAAGATCAATGAGGCAGAAAAATATGAAAACAAACGTAAGCAAGAGGCTGAAGGGGAAAAAGACGCTGTTATCTACAATGCAGAAGGAGATAAGGTGGCAAGAATTCAAAAAGCCGTTGGTGATGTAGCGTTATTTAATTCAATATATAGTGAATATAAAAATTCACCAGAAATTACGAAACAACGTTTAATCATTGAAACATTAGAGCAGGTGTTACCTAACACTCAGCTATATATTATGAATGATGACGGAAATACATTAAAATACTTACCTCTTAAACCACTTGAAAGTCAAACACCGCCAGTTAAGCAGGAAGGAAGTGAAGGTAATAATGAGTGA